The following are encoded in a window of Lagenorhynchus albirostris chromosome 3, mLagAlb1.1, whole genome shotgun sequence genomic DNA:
- the LOC132518206 gene encoding coiled-coil-helix-coiled-coil-helix domain-containing protein 2-like, producing the protein MPRGSRSRTSRVAPPASRAPQMRTAPRPAPAAQPPAVAPPSAVGSPAAAPRQPGLMAQMATTAAGVAVGSAVGHTLGHAVTGGFSGGGNAEPSRPDITHQEPQGTQLAQQQQNGPCLFEVKQFLECAQNQGDLKLCEGFSEVPKQCRLANGLA; encoded by the coding sequence ATGCCTCGTGGAAGCCGAAGCCGCACTTCCCGCGTCGCCCCTCCGGCCAGCCGGGCGCCTCAGATGAGAACTGCACCCAGGCCAGCGCCCGCAGCTCAGCCACCAGCAGTGGCTCCACCATCTGCTGTTGGCTCACCTGCTGCTGCTCCTCGGCAGCCAGGTCTGATGGCCCAGATGGCAACCACTGCAGCCGGCGTGGCTGTGGGTTCTGCCGTCGGCCACACTCTGGGTCATGCCGTCACTGGTGGCTTCAGTGGAGGAGGTAATGCTGAGCCCTCAAGGCCTGACATCACTCACCAGGAGCCTCAGGGAACCCAGCTGGCACAGCAGCAGCAGAATGGCCCATGCCTTTTTGAGGTGAAACAGTTTTTGGAGTGTGCCCAGAACCAGGGTGACCTTAAGCTTTGTGAAGGTTTCAGTGAGGTGCCGAAACAGTGCAGACTGGCGAACGGGTTAGCTTAA